In Urechidicola croceus, a single window of DNA contains:
- the hisB gene encoding bifunctional histidinol-phosphatase/imidazoleglycerol-phosphate dehydratase HisB, producing MKKVLFIDRDGTMIKEPADEQTDSFEKLVFYPKALAYLPKIAKELDYELVMITNQDGLGTEVYPEDTFWPVHNFVLSTFKNEGFEFDEIVIDKTFAKDNAPTRKPNTGLLTKYFSEEYDLENSFVIGDRLTDIELAKNLGAKGIYINDETHLGTDEITVKREELDAFIALESNDWQKIYEFLKLEDRVAEITRKTNETDIYIKLNLDGTGKSEIETGIAFFDHMLDQIARHGNMDLVVKVDGDLEVDEHHTIEDTAIALGEVFATALGNKLGIERYGFCLPMDDCLAQVAIDFGGRNWLVWDAEFKREMIGKMPTEMFYHFFKSFTDGAKANLNIKVEGENEHHKIEAIFKAFAKAIKVAVKRDAEKMILPSTKGML from the coding sequence ATGAAGAAAGTACTTTTTATTGATAGAGACGGAACAATGATAAAAGAACCAGCAGATGAGCAAACAGACTCATTCGAAAAGTTGGTTTTCTATCCAAAAGCATTGGCTTATTTACCGAAAATTGCCAAAGAATTGGACTACGAATTGGTAATGATTACCAATCAAGATGGTTTGGGAACAGAAGTGTATCCTGAAGACACCTTTTGGCCTGTGCATAATTTTGTATTGAGCACTTTTAAAAATGAAGGTTTTGAATTTGACGAAATTGTAATCGATAAAACTTTCGCCAAAGACAATGCCCCAACACGTAAGCCAAATACTGGCTTATTGACTAAATATTTTTCTGAAGAATATGATTTGGAAAATTCATTTGTAATCGGTGATCGTTTAACAGATATTGAATTGGCTAAAAACTTAGGCGCAAAAGGAATTTACATCAATGATGAAACACATTTAGGGACTGATGAAATCACCGTAAAACGTGAGGAATTAGATGCTTTTATCGCTTTAGAAAGTAATGATTGGCAAAAAATTTATGAGTTTTTAAAGTTAGAAGATCGTGTTGCTGAAATCACAAGAAAAACGAATGAAACAGATATTTATATCAAATTAAATCTTGACGGAACTGGTAAAAGTGAAATTGAAACCGGAATTGCCTTTTTTGATCATATGCTCGATCAAATTGCACGTCATGGAAATATGGATTTAGTTGTAAAAGTAGATGGCGATTTAGAAGTAGATGAACACCATACTATTGAGGATACTGCTATTGCTTTAGGTGAAGTTTTTGCAACTGCCCTTGGGAATAAATTGGGAATTGAACGCTACGGATTCTGTTTGCCAATGGATGATTGTTTGGCACAAGTTGCGATTGATTTTGGTGGAAGAAATTGGTTGGTTTGGGATGCAGAATTCAAACGAGAAATGATTGGAAAAATGCCAACAGAAATGTTTTACCATTTCTTTAAATCATTCACCGATGGTGCTAAAGCCAATTTAAATATAAAAGTTGAAGGTGAAAACGAACACCACAAAATTGAGGCTATTTTCAAAGCATTTGCCAAAGCAATCAAAGTGGCTGTTAAACGTGATGCTGAAAAAATGATTTTACCGTCAACAAAAGGAATGTTATAA
- the hisC gene encoding histidinol-phosphate transaminase, whose product MKTKDFKIENFIRTNVQNMAPYSSARDEFTKVADVYLDANENPFENGINRYPDPYQKLVKERLSEIKNIPTQNMILGNGSDEILDLIFRAFCEPKEDNVICTPPTYGMYKVLAGLNDIELKNSVLTVDFNLNVADILSQIDANTKIIFLCSPNNPTGNIIPENQIEEVLTKSNCLVVIDEAYIDFASSPSWTTKLEQYPNLIVCQTLSKAYGMAGIRLGLCFASTKIVSVLNKIKPPYNVNVLTQRTALEALNDVEGYEGKLELILQERESMRDALSELSFVKKIYPSDANFWLIKVEDANNIYNKLLDLGIVIRNRCNQVLCENTLRITIGTPIENEKLIQALRKL is encoded by the coding sequence ATGAAAACAAAAGACTTTAAAATAGAAAATTTCATTCGTACAAACGTACAAAACATGGCTCCTTATTCATCTGCAAGAGATGAATTTACCAAAGTTGCAGATGTTTATTTAGACGCAAATGAGAATCCGTTTGAAAACGGAATCAATCGTTATCCAGATCCGTATCAGAAATTGGTAAAAGAGCGCTTATCGGAAATAAAAAATATTCCAACTCAAAATATGATTTTGGGTAATGGAAGTGATGAAATATTAGATTTAATTTTCAGAGCGTTTTGTGAGCCGAAAGAAGACAATGTAATTTGTACTCCTCCAACATATGGAATGTATAAAGTGTTAGCAGGATTAAATGATATTGAGTTGAAAAATTCGGTTTTGACCGTTGATTTCAACTTAAATGTTGCGGATATTTTATCTCAAATTGATGCAAACACAAAAATCATCTTTTTATGTTCACCAAACAATCCAACAGGTAATATTATTCCTGAAAATCAGATTGAGGAAGTTTTAACTAAATCTAATTGTTTAGTTGTAATTGATGAAGCCTATATTGATTTTGCTTCTTCACCGTCTTGGACAACAAAATTAGAGCAATACCCAAATTTGATTGTGTGTCAAACACTTTCAAAAGCATATGGAATGGCAGGAATTAGATTAGGATTATGCTTTGCATCTACTAAAATTGTTTCTGTATTAAATAAAATAAAACCTCCATATAACGTAAATGTTTTAACGCAAAGAACTGCTTTAGAAGCATTGAATGATGTGGAAGGATACGAAGGAAAATTAGAATTGATTTTACAAGAAAGAGAAAGTATGAGAGATGCGCTATCTGAATTATCTTTTGTAAAAAAAATATACCCATCTGATGCTAACTTTTGGTTGATAAAAGTAGAGGATGCAAATAACATTTATAATAAATTATTAGATCTTGGAATCGTTATTCGAAATAGATGCAATCAAGTTTTATGTGAAAATACATTAAGAATCACGATTGGAACACCTATTGAAAACGAGAAATTAATTCAAGCATTAAGAAAATTATAA
- the hisD gene encoding histidinol dehydrogenase, protein MNTIINPDRKSWSEILKRPTFTTASLESVVKEVFDEVKENGDVALKRYTEKFDKVSIDNFTASKDELENAKKVVSDELKAAIELAKNNIEKFHASQKIEKKVITTANGVECWQESRDIEKVGIYIPGGSAPLFSTVLMLAVPAKLAGCKEIVLCTPPDKNGNINPAILYTANLVGVTKVFKVGGIQAIGALTFGTETIPQVYKIFGPGNQYVTAAKQVALSEGIAIDMPAGPSELLVLADESANAAFVASDLLSQAEHGADSQVICVSNSKNFLQEVEREINTQIEELPRKEIAKKAIENSKLIYLENNKDILDLINEYAPEHYILAVKNEDYYLNGVINAGSVFIGNYTPESAGDYASGTNHTLPTNGFAKAYSGVNLDAFVKKITFQKISEQGIKNIGNAIELMAEAEGLQAHKNAVTLRLKSLK, encoded by the coding sequence ATGAATACAATAATAAATCCTGATAGAAAATCCTGGAGCGAAATTTTAAAACGTCCAACTTTTACAACTGCTTCTTTAGAAAGTGTTGTAAAAGAAGTTTTTGATGAAGTTAAAGAAAATGGTGACGTGGCTTTAAAAAGGTACACTGAAAAATTTGACAAGGTCTCAATAGATAATTTTACTGCTTCAAAAGATGAATTAGAAAATGCCAAGAAAGTTGTTTCTGATGAATTAAAAGCAGCAATTGAATTAGCAAAAAATAATATTGAAAAGTTTCATGCTTCGCAAAAAATTGAAAAGAAAGTTATCACAACTGCTAATGGAGTTGAGTGCTGGCAAGAATCTCGTGATATTGAAAAAGTTGGGATTTATATTCCTGGAGGATCTGCACCATTATTTTCAACCGTTTTAATGTTGGCTGTTCCAGCAAAATTGGCTGGATGTAAAGAAATAGTTTTATGTACACCGCCAGATAAAAACGGAAATATCAATCCAGCAATATTGTATACTGCCAACTTAGTAGGTGTTACAAAAGTGTTTAAAGTTGGAGGAATTCAAGCAATTGGAGCATTAACTTTTGGAACAGAAACAATCCCTCAAGTTTATAAAATATTTGGACCAGGAAATCAATACGTAACAGCAGCAAAACAAGTTGCGCTTTCTGAAGGGATTGCTATTGATATGCCTGCAGGACCATCCGAATTATTGGTGTTGGCTGATGAATCTGCAAACGCAGCATTTGTTGCGTCAGATTTATTATCTCAAGCGGAACATGGAGCAGATAGCCAAGTGATTTGTGTATCAAATTCTAAAAATTTCTTACAAGAAGTTGAAAGAGAAATAAATACTCAAATTGAAGAATTACCAAGAAAAGAAATTGCGAAAAAAGCAATTGAAAATTCGAAGTTAATCTATCTAGAAAACAATAAAGATATTTTAGATTTAATCAATGAATATGCACCTGAACACTATATTTTGGCTGTTAAAAATGAAGATTATTATTTGAATGGAGTTATAAATGCAGGCTCAGTATTTATTGGAAATTATACGCCTGAAAGTGCTGGTGATTATGCTTCTGGAACAAACCATACATTGCCAACAAATGGTTTTGCAAAAGCCTATAGCGGTGTAAATTTGGATGCATTTGTAAAGAAAATTACATTTCAAAAAATATCAGAACAAGGAATAAAAAATATAGGTAATGCAATTGAGTTAATGGCTGAAGCAGAAGGCTTACAAGCACATAAAAATGCGGTTACTTTAAGATTGAAGAGTTTAAAATAA
- the hisG gene encoding ATP phosphoribosyltransferase has protein sequence MSKLKIAVQKSGRLNEESMELLNNCGISIDNGIDQLKAEARNFPLEVLYLRNGDIPQYLRDGVVDIAIVGENTLIEKGSDLPIIEKLGFSKCKVSIAIPKDIEYKSIQDLRGKKIATSYPNTVNQYFKSKGENADIHVINGSVEIAPNIGLAEAIVDIVSSGSTLFKNNLKEVEVMLKSEAVLTSSPNLSTDKQVILDKLQFRIQSVLKARDSKYVLLNAPNGKVQDIIKILPGMKSPTVLPLAEEGWSSIHTVINKDKFWDVIDELKAKGAQGILVCPIEKMVL, from the coding sequence ATGAGTAAACTAAAAATCGCAGTTCAGAAATCAGGAAGACTTAATGAAGAGTCTATGGAATTACTTAATAATTGTGGAATTTCGATTGATAATGGAATAGATCAATTAAAAGCAGAAGCGAGAAATTTCCCTTTGGAAGTTTTGTATTTACGAAATGGTGATATCCCTCAATATTTAAGAGATGGAGTTGTAGATATTGCAATTGTTGGTGAAAACACATTGATTGAAAAAGGATCTGATTTACCAATTATTGAGAAGCTTGGGTTTTCAAAATGTAAGGTTTCTATTGCTATTCCAAAAGATATTGAATATAAATCTATTCAAGATTTAAGAGGCAAAAAAATAGCAACTTCATATCCAAATACTGTAAATCAATATTTTAAAAGCAAAGGAGAAAATGCAGATATACATGTAATTAATGGTTCAGTAGAAATTGCACCTAATATAGGATTAGCAGAAGCAATTGTTGATATAGTATCTAGCGGAAGCACACTATTTAAAAACAACTTAAAAGAAGTTGAGGTAATGCTAAAAAGTGAAGCTGTATTAACATCTTCACCTAATTTATCAACAGATAAGCAAGTCATTTTAGATAAATTACAATTTAGAATTCAGTCTGTTTTAAAAGCAAGAGATTCTAAATATGTATTGCTAAATGCACCTAATGGCAAAGTTCAAGACATTATAAAAATACTTCCTGGAATGAAAAGTCCAACAGTATTGCCACTGGCTGAGGAAGGTTGGAGTTCAATTCACACTGTAATCAATAAAGATAAATTTTGGGATGTTATTGACGAGTTGAAAGCCAAAGGTGCGCAAGGAATTTTAGTTTGTCCTATTGAAAAAATGGTATTGTAA
- a CDS encoding GNAT family N-acetyltransferase: MKIVIANISHSKYANIICETIETSAQQRGTGIAKRTPEYILTKLENKNAVIALEGDKFAGFCYIEVWSHNKYVAHSGLIVHPDFRNQGLAKEIKKRIFDYSLEKYPEAKIFGITTGLAVMKINSDLGYKPVTFSELTDDPKFWAGCQTCTNFEILKSKEFKMCLCTGMLYDPNKNISKKTIHEHTYDNKVWTRLKNIKQTLFLKNNIKK, from the coding sequence ATGAAAATTGTAATTGCTAATATATCGCATAGTAAATATGCCAATATAATTTGTGAAACTATTGAAACTTCTGCTCAACAAAGAGGTACTGGTATCGCAAAAAGAACTCCAGAATATATTCTAACTAAGTTAGAAAATAAAAATGCTGTTATCGCCTTGGAAGGAGATAAATTTGCTGGATTTTGCTATATAGAAGTATGGAGTCATAATAAATACGTCGCACATTCTGGTTTAATAGTTCATCCTGATTTTAGAAATCAAGGATTAGCTAAAGAGATTAAAAAAAGAATATTTGATTATTCTCTTGAAAAATATCCCGAAGCAAAAATATTTGGGATTACTACAGGTCTTGCTGTAATGAAAATCAACTCTGATTTAGGATATAAACCTGTAACATTTTCAGAATTGACAGATGACCCAAAGTTTTGGGCTGGATGCCAAACATGTACAAACTTTGAAATTTTAAAATCTAAAGAATTTAAAATGTGTCTTTGTACAGGAATGTTATATGACCCAAATAAAAATATTAGTAAAAAAACTATACACGAACATACATACGACAATAAGGTTTGGACTAGATTGAAAAACATCAAGCAAACACTATTTTTAAAAAATAATATAAAGAAATAA
- the argG gene encoding argininosuccinate synthase, with amino-acid sequence MSKKLVLAYSGGLDTSYCAKHLSKDKGFEVHAVSVNTGGFSKEEIQDIKEKALQLGATSYKSIDAVTTFYDKVVKYLIYGNVLKNNTYPLSVSAERIIQAVEIVNYAKSVDAKYIAHGSTGAGNDQVRFDLIFQIIAPEIEIITPIRDNQLSRQFEIDYLKENGLDLPWEKAQYSINKGLWGTSVGGAETLTSHLPLPEEAFPSQLEKTGTEKVTLTFEKGELIAINGEKDTPVDNIIKLESIASPYAIGRDMHIGDTIIGIKGRVGFEAAASLIIIKAHHALEKHTQTKWQQHHKEQLGNWYGMMLHEGQYLDEVMRNIEVFLEDTQKNVNGDVVVSLHPYRFVVDGITSDNDLMNASFGSYGEMNKGWTADEAKGFIKILSNSGKIFNHVNNK; translated from the coding sequence ATGAGTAAAAAATTAGTTTTAGCATATAGCGGAGGTTTAGACACATCTTATTGCGCAAAGCATTTATCTAAGGACAAAGGTTTTGAAGTTCATGCGGTAAGTGTAAATACAGGAGGGTTTTCAAAAGAAGAAATTCAAGATATTAAAGAAAAAGCATTGCAACTCGGTGCTACTTCATATAAATCTATTGATGCTGTTACTACTTTTTATGATAAAGTAGTAAAGTATTTGATTTACGGAAATGTTTTAAAAAACAATACATATCCATTATCTGTTAGTGCCGAAAGAATTATTCAAGCGGTTGAAATAGTAAACTATGCTAAAAGTGTTGATGCAAAGTACATTGCTCATGGAAGTACTGGAGCAGGAAATGATCAAGTTCGTTTTGATTTAATTTTTCAAATAATTGCTCCTGAAATTGAAATCATTACTCCGATTAGAGACAACCAATTATCTAGACAATTTGAAATTGATTATTTAAAAGAAAATGGTCTTGATTTACCTTGGGAAAAAGCACAATATTCTATCAATAAAGGGCTTTGGGGAACAAGTGTAGGTGGTGCAGAAACGTTAACTTCTCACTTACCACTTCCTGAAGAAGCTTTCCCGAGTCAGTTAGAAAAAACCGGAACAGAAAAAGTAACATTAACTTTTGAAAAAGGGGAATTAATTGCTATAAACGGAGAAAAAGATACTCCAGTTGATAATATTATCAAATTAGAAAGTATTGCTTCTCCTTATGCCATTGGAAGAGACATGCACATTGGTGATACCATTATCGGAATAAAAGGAAGAGTTGGTTTTGAAGCAGCAGCATCATTAATAATTATCAAAGCTCACCATGCTTTAGAAAAACATACACAAACTAAATGGCAACAACATCATAAAGAACAATTAGGAAATTGGTACGGAATGATGTTACACGAAGGTCAATATTTGGATGAAGTAATGCGAAATATTGAGGTTTTTTTAGAAGACACTCAAAAGAATGTTAATGGTGATGTAGTCGTAAGCTTACATCCTTATAGATTCGTAGTAGATGGAATTACATCTGATAATGATTTAATGAATGCCTCATTTGGAAGTTATGGAGAAATGAATAAAGGCTGGACTGCTGATGAAGCCAAAGGTTTTATTAAAATCTTATCAAATTCAGGGAAAATATTTAATCACGTAAACAACAAATAA
- the argC gene encoding N-acetyl-gamma-glutamyl-phosphate reductase, whose amino-acid sequence MLKIGIIGGAGYTAGELIRLLIHHPAVEIDFVFSTSNAGNKIYAVHQDLIGQTELSFSSEINPDVNVVFLCLGHGNSTSFLQKNTFSEHTKIIDLSNDFRLNDDMIFEGKEFIYGLPELNKDLIENASNIANPGCFATAIQLGILPLAKNGILKSDLHINATTGATGAGVSPSATTHFSWRDNNFSIYKAFTHQHLGEIGESLKSLQPNFENDLLFIPNRGNFSRGIFASIYTDFDGSLEEAYELYEKFYKYAEFTHVSKSPVHLKQVVNTNNCFIHLDKHNNKLLITSVIDNLLKGASGQAIQNMNLLFGFEENLGLNLKSTYF is encoded by the coding sequence ATGTTAAAAATAGGGATTATAGGTGGTGCAGGATATACCGCAGGAGAATTGATTAGGTTATTAATCCATCATCCAGCAGTTGAAATTGATTTTGTATTCAGCACTTCAAATGCAGGAAATAAAATTTATGCTGTTCATCAAGACTTGATTGGACAAACAGAATTATCATTTTCAAGCGAAATAAATCCAGATGTAAATGTGGTATTCTTATGTTTAGGGCATGGAAATTCGACTTCATTTTTACAAAAAAACACATTCTCAGAACATACTAAAATCATCGATTTAAGCAATGATTTTAGACTAAATGACGATATGATTTTTGAAGGAAAAGAATTCATCTATGGATTACCAGAATTAAATAAAGATTTAATTGAAAACGCATCAAATATTGCAAATCCAGGGTGTTTTGCTACTGCAATACAATTGGGAATATTACCATTAGCAAAAAATGGAATCTTAAAAAGTGATTTACATATCAATGCAACAACTGGTGCAACTGGTGCTGGTGTTTCACCTTCAGCAACAACCCATTTTAGTTGGAGAGATAACAATTTTTCAATTTATAAAGCATTTACGCATCAGCATTTAGGAGAAATAGGTGAAAGTTTAAAGTCATTACAACCAAATTTTGAAAATGACTTGCTTTTTATTCCTAATAGAGGAAACTTTAGTAGAGGGATTTTTGCAAGTATTTATACAGATTTTGATGGCTCGTTAGAAGAAGCATATGAACTATATGAAAAATTTTATAAATATGCTGAATTTACACACGTTTCAAAATCACCAGTACATTTAAAACAAGTGGTAAATACCAACAATTGTTTTATTCACTTAGACAAACACAATAATAAGTTATTGATTACAAGCGTGATTGACAACTTATTAAAAGGCGCATCTGGACAAGCAATTCAAAATATGAATCTGCTTTTTGGATTTGAAGAAAACTTAGGACTTAATTTAAAATCAACATACTTTTAA
- the proC gene encoding pyrroline-5-carboxylate reductase, with product MKIAILGVGNLGYSIALGILSQDQIEYESLYLSKRNIESLKSWDNIPKVRITTDNAKAVRNSEKIIIAVQPSQLNSILNEIKEDLNPKKHTIISVVTGRKIEQIAEIVGKDIPIIRSMPNTAISVGQSMTCLSANGSGKKNIECAKTIFNALGKTLFIEEELMQAATVICASGIAFWMRLIRATTQGAVQLGFDADEAQELSVQTCLGAASLLVKSGNHPEKEIDKVTTPSGCTIEGLNEMEHQGLSSSLIKGLVASFEKINQI from the coding sequence ATGAAAATAGCAATATTAGGAGTAGGAAACTTAGGATATTCAATAGCATTAGGAATATTAAGTCAAGATCAAATAGAATATGAATCATTATACTTATCCAAGAGAAATATTGAGTCTTTAAAATCTTGGGATAACATTCCTAAAGTTCGAATCACAACAGATAATGCAAAGGCAGTCCGAAATTCTGAAAAAATTATTATTGCTGTACAACCAAGCCAATTAAATTCAATTCTCAATGAGATAAAAGAAGACTTAAACCCAAAAAAACACACAATAATCTCTGTAGTTACTGGAAGAAAAATTGAACAAATAGCAGAAATAGTTGGCAAAGATATCCCAATAATTAGAAGTATGCCAAATACTGCTATTTCTGTAGGTCAATCCATGACATGTTTAAGTGCGAATGGTAGTGGTAAGAAAAATATTGAATGTGCAAAAACTATTTTTAACGCATTGGGAAAAACACTTTTTATTGAAGAAGAATTGATGCAAGCAGCAACAGTAATATGTGCAAGCGGAATTGCATTTTGGATGCGTTTAATTCGTGCTACTACTCAAGGTGCGGTTCAATTAGGCTTTGACGCCGATGAAGCTCAAGAACTTTCAGTACAAACTTGTTTAGGTGCAGCAAGTTTACTTGTAAAATCAGGAAATCATCCTGAAAAAGAAATCGACAAAGTAACAACACCTAGTGGATGCACAATTGAAGGATTAAACGAAATGGAACATCAAGGATTGAGTTCTTCATTAATAAAAGGTTTAGTAGCATCTTTCGAAAAAATTAATCAGATATAA
- a CDS encoding aspartate aminotransferase family protein yields MNLFNVYPLYDVTPVKAKGCFVWDDKDRIYLDLYGGHAVISVGHSHPNYVANLKHQIETLGFYSNAVQNPMQVELAEKLGKLSGYENYELFLCSSGAEANENALKLASFHTNKSRVIAFKNGFHGRTSAAVAATDNPSIIAPINKQQATTILPLNDIALVKKELKKDDVCAVIIEGIQGVGGLDEGTTTFFQELETACKRYKTVLILDEVQSGYGRTGKFFAHQHHNIKPDIITIAKGMGNGFPVGGVLISPKFDASFGLLGTTFGGNHLACAASISVLDIIKNENLIENTNTISEYFISEIEKFPKVKKIKGRGLMIGLEFDFEVGEMRKKLIYDYNIFTGGAKDKNVLRILPPLTIKKEHIDVFINALKEILD; encoded by the coding sequence ATGAATTTATTTAATGTTTACCCATTATACGATGTAACTCCTGTTAAAGCAAAAGGTTGTTTTGTTTGGGATGATAAAGATAGAATTTACCTAGATCTCTATGGAGGTCATGCGGTGATTTCGGTTGGACATTCTCATCCAAATTATGTAGCTAATCTCAAACATCAAATCGAAACTTTAGGATTTTATTCAAATGCTGTTCAAAATCCGATGCAAGTAGAATTGGCTGAAAAACTAGGAAAATTATCTGGTTATGAAAATTATGAACTATTCTTGTGTAGTTCTGGTGCTGAAGCTAATGAAAATGCATTAAAACTAGCATCATTTCACACCAATAAATCTAGAGTAATTGCATTTAAAAATGGGTTTCATGGAAGAACATCTGCTGCAGTAGCTGCTACAGATAATCCATCAATAATTGCACCTATAAATAAACAACAAGCAACCACAATATTACCACTAAACGATATAGCACTAGTTAAAAAAGAATTAAAAAAAGATGATGTCTGTGCAGTTATAATTGAAGGAATTCAAGGTGTAGGTGGTCTTGACGAAGGAACAACTACTTTTTTTCAAGAATTAGAAACTGCATGTAAACGATATAAAACTGTTTTAATTCTTGATGAAGTTCAGTCTGGATATGGAAGGACTGGTAAATTTTTTGCACACCAACATCATAATATAAAACCAGATATTATAACAATTGCTAAAGGAATGGGAAATGGTTTCCCTGTTGGAGGTGTATTAATTTCACCAAAATTTGATGCTTCTTTTGGTTTATTAGGAACAACTTTCGGAGGAAATCATTTGGCTTGTGCTGCTTCAATTTCTGTATTAGATATAATTAAAAATGAAAATCTAATAGAAAATACTAATACTATTTCTGAGTATTTTATTTCTGAAATCGAAAAATTCCCTAAAGTCAAAAAAATAAAAGGTAGAGGTTTAATGATTGGTTTGGAATTTGATTTTGAAGTAGGAGAAATGCGCAAGAAACTAATCTATGACTATAATATTTTTACTGGTGGAGCAAAAGATAAAAATGTTCTAAGAATCTTACCTCCTCTAACCATAAAAAAAGAACATATCGATGTTTTTATCAATGCTTTAAAAGAAATATTAGACTAA
- a CDS encoding glutamate-5-semialdehyde dehydrogenase — MNTILTAQQKNDVLVSMAQLIAQERVQILASNKTDVENYSGNDIAMYDRLKVDDTKIDGMILSLEQLVTDTEPIGKELYNFTHNNGMKIVNKTAPFGTVMIIYESRPDVTVEAAGIAFKSGNKILLKGGKESINSNLKIVELWHKALAKNNISTEWVEYLNYNRTETQAFLENPTQRIDLIVPRGGEKLIAFVKKNAKCPVIVSGRGNNFVYVEKEADIDLALKIINNGKTAKISACNAVDKVLISSNLPNKEKFINQLIDKLLESNVEIFGDVELLKYENVSSFTDDAIWYEEFLDYKIVLGSVDSTEEAIAKINKYGGGHSAVIITKNNAIADSFMENVDSAAVYQNASTRFTDGGQFGLGGELAISTDKLHHRGPMGLHHLVTNKWYVKGNGQIR, encoded by the coding sequence ATGAATACTATATTAACCGCACAACAGAAGAACGACGTTTTAGTTTCAATGGCTCAATTGATTGCTCAAGAACGAGTACAAATATTAGCATCAAACAAAACAGATGTTGAAAATTATAGTGGCAATGATATCGCTATGTATGATCGATTAAAAGTAGACGATACTAAAATTGATGGAATGATTTTATCCTTAGAACAATTGGTTACTGACACTGAACCTATAGGAAAAGAATTATATAATTTCACTCACAATAATGGTATGAAAATCGTGAATAAAACAGCACCTTTTGGCACCGTTATGATTATCTATGAATCAAGACCAGACGTTACAGTCGAAGCAGCAGGAATTGCGTTTAAATCTGGAAATAAAATATTATTAAAAGGTGGAAAAGAGTCTATCAATTCTAATTTAAAAATTGTAGAATTATGGCACAAAGCATTAGCCAAAAACAATATTTCTACTGAATGGGTTGAATACTTAAATTATAACAGAACCGAAACCCAAGCATTTCTTGAAAACCCAACACAAAGAATCGATTTAATTGTTCCTCGAGGAGGTGAAAAATTAATCGCTTTTGTAAAGAAAAATGCCAAATGTCCTGTTATTGTAAGTGGTCGTGGAAATAATTTTGTTTACGTTGAAAAAGAGGCCGATATAGATTTAGCATTAAAAATTATTAATAATGGAAAAACTGCCAAAATTTCAGCATGTAATGCAGTTGATAAAGTATTAATCAGTTCCAACTTACCTAACAAAGAAAAATTCATAAATCAACTGATTGATAAATTATTAGAATCAAATGTAGAAATTTTTGGCGATGTTGAATTATTAAAATATGAAAATGTTTCTTCATTTACTGATGACGCGATTTGGTATGAAGAATTTTTGGATTATAAAATTGTACTTGGAAGTGTGGACTCTACTGAAGAAGCAATTGCTAAAATCAATAAATACGGTGGAGGACATTCAGCAGTAATCATCACAAAAAATAACGCTATTGCAGATTCATTTATGGAAAATGTAGATTCTGCAGCAGTCTATCAAAATGCCTCTACTCGTTTTACTGATGGCGGACAATTCGGATTAGGTGGAGAATTAGCAATAAGTACAGATAAATTACATCATAGAGGACCAATGGGATTACATCATTTGGTAACCAATAAATGGTACGTAAAAGGAAATGGGCAAATCAGATAA